One part of the Cyclobacteriaceae bacterium genome encodes these proteins:
- the prmA gene encoding 50S ribosomal protein L11 methyltransferase, whose protein sequence is MYYSRLQVICNPDFSEILMAEIAEAGFDTFMETEKGFEAFVEQHQYDKQKLQEVKDKYTPLTPVVFFIDRVEKKNWNEEWEKNYEPIVVDDTIIIRAHFHKPEKEYPYDIIITPKMSFGTGHHQTTHLMLKAQLGIDHKNKRVMDAGTGTAVLAIMASKLGAKKIEAFDIDSWSVENGNENAEINHCTNINLQQGKISELSFAENFEIILANINKNILLEEMPEYAARLNTGGKLLLSGFYENDIPDLLSIATRYDLHKVTSYARDEWACLLLEKKIH, encoded by the coding sequence ATGTACTACTCCCGTCTACAGGTAATCTGTAATCCCGATTTTTCAGAAATCCTCATGGCTGAAATAGCCGAGGCAGGGTTTGATACGTTTATGGAAACCGAAAAGGGATTTGAAGCCTTTGTTGAGCAGCACCAATACGATAAACAAAAACTGCAGGAAGTAAAGGACAAGTACACTCCACTAACACCGGTTGTTTTTTTTATCGACAGGGTTGAAAAGAAAAACTGGAATGAGGAGTGGGAAAAAAATTATGAACCCATTGTTGTTGACGATACCATAATCATTCGAGCGCACTTTCATAAACCTGAAAAGGAATATCCTTACGATATCATCATCACACCAAAAATGTCTTTCGGCACGGGGCACCATCAAACTACCCACCTGATGTTGAAGGCCCAACTGGGCATTGACCATAAAAATAAGCGGGTAATGGATGCCGGTACCGGAACAGCCGTGCTGGCCATCATGGCCTCAAAACTTGGGGCAAAAAAAATCGAAGCTTTCGATATTGACAGTTGGAGCGTGGAGAATGGCAACGAGAATGCTGAGATTAATCACTGCACAAACATTAACCTTCAGCAAGGTAAAATCAGCGAGTTGTCGTTTGCTGAAAATTTTGAAATTATCCTGGCCAACATCAATAAAAATATTCTATTGGAAGAAATGCCCGAGTATGCAGCCCGGCTTAACACAGGCGGGAAATTGTTGCTGAGCGGCTTCTATGAAAACGACATACCCGATTTACTCTCGATAGCCACGCGTTATGATCTCCATAAGGTGACCTCCTATGCCCGCGATGAATGGGCTTGCCTGTTGCTTGAAAAGAAAATCCATTAG
- the tpiA gene encoding triose-phosphate isomerase: MRSKIVAGNWKMNKTLDEAKALTSEIMGMVADEVKGDVKVVLCTPFPYLIPAKNILGNSSRIAVGAQNASEHEAGAYTGEVSSVMLKSMDVPYVILGHSERRQYFGEDGKLLAKKVDVALKHGLTPIFCCGEPLEVRERNEHEALVCRQVEEALFHLEAEAIRKIVIAYEPVWAIGTGQTASAQQAQDMHAVIRKHVAGKYGQAVADSISILYGGSMNAANAKELLACADVDGGLVGGASLKSREFVEIIKSI, encoded by the coding sequence ATGCGATCAAAAATTGTTGCCGGTAACTGGAAAATGAATAAAACGCTGGATGAGGCTAAAGCCCTTACGTCAGAAATTATGGGCATGGTTGCCGATGAAGTGAAGGGTGATGTAAAGGTTGTACTGTGTACACCTTTTCCATATTTGATTCCGGCAAAAAACATCCTGGGTAATAGTAGCCGTATTGCCGTTGGGGCACAGAATGCCAGCGAACATGAAGCAGGTGCCTATACGGGTGAAGTTTCATCTGTTATGTTAAAAAGTATGGATGTTCCATACGTTATATTGGGTCACAGCGAACGAAGGCAATATTTTGGTGAAGATGGAAAGCTGCTGGCGAAGAAGGTTGATGTTGCTTTAAAGCATGGATTGACTCCGATTTTTTGTTGTGGCGAGCCGCTGGAAGTGCGTGAGCGAAACGAACACGAAGCCCTGGTTTGCCGCCAGGTTGAAGAAGCATTGTTTCATTTAGAGGCAGAGGCCATAAGGAAAATCGTGATTGCGTACGAACCCGTGTGGGCTATTGGTACAGGCCAAACAGCTTCAGCACAACAAGCGCAGGATATGCATGCGGTAATCCGGAAACATGTAGCCGGCAAGTATGGTCAGGCTGTGGCCGATTCTATTTCGATTTTATATGGCGGAAGCATGAATGCCGCCAACGCTAAAGAGTTGCTTGCGTGTGCTGATGTAGATGGCGGATTGGTAGGTGGTGCCTCCTTAAAGTCGCGCGAGTTTGTGGAAATCATTAAATCAATTTAA
- a CDS encoding gliding motility lipoprotein GldB, which produces MQGISKLIVVMGVLAIFLIGCNRDQEEKCAFVPPVKDRVSLEFISLSDSIVNISSKSELISFLARYPILRDYFLRRSMYPNDSVFLEELYKRFTNNYLDTLRADVKRVFGDEQQLKQQFQEAFSNMRYYYADAQLPKIQTLVTGLDNDMLVSDSLIIISLDYYLGPGAKYRPNMYEYLLRQYVKENIVPSTMLLYGMNRFSYNNLADDRAIADMIAFGKAYYFAKHMLPCVPDSVFIWYTGDEIKGAKENQDMIWYRLIEDQVLYSTNHMVKQRFLSERPFTIEVGEKCPGRIAQWVGWEIVKSYMNTHPETSLPQLMEMSDADKLFKESRYKPVKK; this is translated from the coding sequence ATGCAAGGCATATCAAAGTTAATTGTAGTGATGGGTGTACTCGCCATCTTTTTGATTGGGTGTAACCGCGATCAAGAGGAAAAGTGCGCTTTTGTTCCACCGGTAAAGGACCGGGTTTCACTTGAATTTATTTCCCTTTCTGACTCAATTGTAAACATTAGCTCTAAAAGTGAGCTGATTTCATTTTTGGCTCGTTATCCCATTCTCCGCGATTACTTCCTTCGCAGGTCCATGTATCCAAACGACTCCGTTTTTTTGGAGGAGCTTTACAAAAGGTTTACTAACAACTACCTGGATACCTTGCGGGCTGATGTAAAGCGTGTGTTTGGTGACGAGCAGCAACTGAAGCAACAATTTCAGGAAGCTTTCAGCAACATGCGCTACTATTATGCCGATGCACAGCTGCCAAAAATCCAAACGTTGGTTACTGGTCTTGATAACGACATGTTGGTGAGTGATTCACTAATAATAATAAGCCTTGATTACTACCTGGGGCCAGGTGCAAAATACCGCCCTAATATGTATGAGTATTTGTTAAGGCAGTATGTGAAAGAAAACATAGTTCCATCCACCATGCTCTTATATGGAATGAACCGCTTTAGTTATAACAATCTTGCCGATGATCGGGCCATTGCCGACATGATAGCCTTTGGCAAAGCGTATTACTTTGCCAAGCACATGTTGCCGTGTGTGCCGGATAGCGTTTTTATTTGGTATACCGGGGATGAGATTAAGGGCGCTAAAGAAAATCAGGATATGATCTGGTACCGGTTAATTGAAGATCAGGTGCTGTACTCCACCAACCATATGGTGAAGCAACGCTTTCTTAGTGAACGGCCCTTTACCATTGAAGTGGGAGAGAAATGCCCCGGCCGGATTGCGCAGTGGGTAGGTTGGGAAATTGTGAAGAGTTATATGAACACCCACCCGGAAACATCGTTGCCACAACTGATGGAAATGAGTGATGCTGATAAATTGTTTAAGGAATCGAGGTATAAGCCGGTGAAGAAATAG
- a CDS encoding HupE/UreJ family protein translates to MGEFQLYFTLGKDHILDYANGYDHILFVVALCAIYLMRDWKKLLILITAFTIGHSITLALATLQIIVVNSDVIEFLIPLTIFITAFSNIFRRTEVTDRTTYINYGYALFFGLIHGMGFSNYLQAILGKQKNIVSPLFAFNVGLEVGQIIIVSIFMFISFILVDLFTLNRRDWKLVLSSAIAGIALVLIKNTYPW, encoded by the coding sequence ATGGGCGAATTTCAGCTATACTTTACGCTTGGCAAAGATCATATCCTGGATTATGCCAATGGGTATGACCATATTCTGTTTGTGGTTGCCTTGTGTGCCATATACCTGATGCGCGACTGGAAAAAATTACTGATACTGATTACGGCATTTACGATCGGGCACTCCATTACCCTGGCATTGGCTACTTTACAAATCATAGTCGTAAACAGTGACGTGATTGAATTCCTGATTCCGCTAACCATATTCATCACTGCTTTTTCCAATATTTTCAGAAGAACAGAGGTGACTGATCGCACCACCTATATTAACTATGGTTATGCCCTTTTCTTCGGCCTAATACATGGTATGGGGTTTTCAAACTACCTGCAGGCCATTTTAGGGAAGCAAAAAAATATTGTGTCACCGCTTTTTGCCTTTAATGTAGGCCTTGAAGTGGGTCAGATAATAATCGTTTCCATTTTTATGTTCATCAGTTTTATCTTAGTCGATCTTTTTACCCTGAACCGCAGAGACTGGAAACTGGTGCTCTCCTCAGCCATCGCAGGCATTGCGTTGGTACTTATAAAAAATACGTACCCCTGGTAA
- a CDS encoding M1 family peptidase, whose translation MKNLLVLLFAFQTAIVCAQEPAKWQGKFEQLGTTLPTPNEYRTGSGAPGPKYWQQKADYVINVELNDDNQSISGSETITYHNNSPENLKYLWLQLDQNVIAQNSLKSQTRPTSLRDSIPAKFVAGSLGLYDFDGGYKIKSVKDASGKALPFTINHTMMRVDLPQALVAGGKYSFQVEWSYNIGDRMKDGERSGLEFFPEDGNYVYTIAQFFPRMCVFDDVNGWQNKQFLGQGEFALPFGDYKVKITVPSDHIVASTGSLQNVKDVLTKTEIERFEKAKTSFDKPVIIVTQAEATQKEKTKSKTKKTWEFHAENVRDFAFASSRKFIWDAQAVKINDKTPLAMSFYPKEGNPLWEKESTLAVKNTLEVYSRMTIDYPYPVAISVHAASIGMEYPMICFNFGRPKKDGSYTASDRTRMIGVIVHEVGHNFFPMIINNDERQWTWMDEGINSFVQLVTELERYPKDNWSRGLPEGLVGYMKGDKSLQRPLMTNSEQVIQFGAEQYQKAATAMYILRETVMGKDLFDKAFKEYSERWAFKHPQPADFFRTMEDASAVDLDWFWRGWFYTTDNVDQSIDQVKWYTLRTEQTKVEKQVTAKKAEAGSGSGKKEYNDFSAGPEPISVLPTDQRFYNEFQSRIDDKAILNKLQNKNMYEVKLSNKGGLVMPVIIEWTFKDGSKEVDRIPAEIWRTNESTVTKVFVKDKEVVNIVLDPFKETSDINSADNVFPKRATESKFDQFKKGTN comes from the coding sequence ATGAAAAATTTACTCGTACTGCTTTTCGCTTTTCAAACGGCTATCGTTTGTGCGCAGGAACCCGCCAAATGGCAAGGCAAATTTGAACAACTCGGCACTACGCTGCCCACACCAAACGAATACCGCACTGGTTCAGGCGCACCTGGGCCAAAGTACTGGCAACAAAAAGCTGACTATGTGATTAACGTTGAGCTCAATGACGATAACCAATCCATAAGCGGGTCGGAAACCATTACTTACCACAACAATTCGCCTGAAAATTTAAAATACCTGTGGCTGCAGTTAGACCAGAACGTGATTGCACAAAATAGCTTAAAAAGCCAAACACGGCCCACGAGCTTGCGCGATTCCATTCCTGCAAAATTTGTAGCCGGATCGCTCGGCTTATATGATTTTGATGGCGGGTACAAAATTAAATCAGTAAAGGATGCCTCCGGCAAAGCACTTCCATTTACCATTAACCATACCATGATGCGCGTGGATTTACCACAAGCCCTGGTTGCCGGGGGGAAATATTCCTTCCAGGTGGAGTGGTCGTACAACATTGGCGACCGTATGAAAGATGGTGAACGTAGCGGGTTGGAATTTTTTCCCGAAGATGGAAATTATGTTTACACTATTGCACAGTTCTTTCCACGCATGTGTGTATTTGATGACGTAAACGGCTGGCAGAACAAGCAATTCCTCGGGCAGGGTGAGTTTGCCTTACCTTTCGGTGATTACAAAGTAAAAATTACTGTTCCGTCCGATCACATTGTGGCGTCTACCGGAAGCTTGCAAAACGTGAAAGATGTTCTTACAAAAACTGAAATTGAACGCTTTGAAAAAGCGAAAACCTCTTTCGATAAGCCGGTTATCATTGTAACACAGGCCGAAGCCACACAAAAAGAAAAGACAAAATCAAAAACCAAAAAAACCTGGGAGTTCCATGCCGAGAATGTACGCGACTTTGCTTTTGCTTCTTCACGCAAATTCATCTGGGATGCGCAGGCGGTAAAAATCAATGACAAAACACCGCTGGCCATGTCATTCTATCCGAAAGAAGGAAACCCGCTGTGGGAAAAAGAATCAACACTGGCTGTAAAAAATACGTTGGAAGTCTATTCCCGCATGACGATCGACTATCCTTATCCGGTAGCTATTTCTGTCCATGCTGCCTCTATTGGTATGGAGTACCCTATGATCTGTTTCAACTTCGGGCGACCAAAGAAAGATGGAAGCTATACTGCTTCCGACAGAACGCGTATGATTGGTGTAATTGTACATGAGGTTGGACACAATTTCTTTCCGATGATCATCAACAACGATGAACGCCAGTGGACCTGGATGGATGAGGGCATCAACAGCTTTGTTCAACTGGTCACAGAATTAGAACGCTATCCAAAAGACAACTGGAGCCGCGGGTTGCCCGAAGGATTGGTAGGATACATGAAAGGCGATAAATCGTTGCAACGTCCGCTCATGACAAATTCAGAACAAGTTATTCAGTTTGGTGCTGAGCAGTACCAAAAAGCAGCTACTGCCATGTACATCCTGCGCGAAACCGTAATGGGCAAAGACCTTTTTGATAAAGCCTTCAAAGAATATTCTGAACGTTGGGCGTTTAAACATCCTCAACCGGCCGACTTTTTCCGCACCATGGAAGATGCTTCTGCTGTTGACCTGGATTGGTTCTGGCGGGGTTGGTTCTATACAACCGACAATGTTGATCAGTCGATTGATCAGGTGAAATGGTATACGTTGCGCACCGAACAAACCAAAGTAGAAAAGCAGGTAACAGCAAAAAAAGCTGAGGCTGGATCAGGTTCGGGTAAAAAAGAGTACAACGATTTCTCAGCAGGACCTGAGCCCATCAGTGTATTGCCTACCGATCAGCGATTCTACAATGAATTCCAAAGCCGTATTGATGATAAAGCTATACTGAACAAACTTCAAAACAAGAACATGTACGAGGTAAAGCTTTCCAACAAAGGTGGTCTGGTGATGCCCGTTATCATTGAGTGGACCTTTAAAGACGGCTCAAAAGAAGTTGATCGTATACCGGCCGAGATCTGGCGAACGAATGAGAGCACGGTAACAAAAGTATTTGTGAAGGATAAGGAAGTGGTGAACATTGTGCTTGATCCCTTCAAAGAAACTTCGGATATCAACAGCGCTGATAATGTATTCCCCAAGCGGGCAACGGAATCAAAGTTTGATCAGTTTAAGAAAGGAACGAATTGA
- a CDS encoding pyridoxal-phosphate dependent enzyme, translating to MHKTMVPSLDDIKRAHERIKPYIHRTPVISSNGINELAGCKIFFKCENFQKIGAFKARGAMNAALSLNKEDLEKGLATHSSGNHAQALARAAKLLGVPAYIVMPSTAPDVKKRGVKGFQGQIFECEPTLEARESTLAGVIKRTNATEIHPFNNYDVIAGQATAAKELIEDTEKLDVILAPVGGGGLLSGTLLATKYFSPGTHVIAGEPAGADDAYRSLKSGRIEPSQAKGVADGLLTSLGDKTFPIIRDHVKEIITVTDAEIISAMRLIWERMKIIVEPSCSVPLAALLKEKKKFAGKKVGIILSGGNVDVERACKLFAEYK from the coding sequence ATGCATAAGACAATGGTTCCTTCATTAGATGATATTAAACGGGCACACGAACGCATCAAACCTTACATTCACCGAACACCGGTGATCAGTTCGAATGGTATTAACGAACTGGCAGGGTGTAAAATCTTTTTTAAGTGCGAGAACTTTCAAAAGATCGGTGCCTTTAAAGCGCGGGGTGCCATGAATGCTGCGCTTTCTTTAAACAAAGAAGATCTCGAAAAGGGATTAGCCACACATTCTTCCGGCAACCATGCACAGGCGCTGGCGCGTGCCGCAAAATTATTGGGTGTGCCCGCTTACATTGTTATGCCCTCTACGGCTCCTGATGTTAAAAAGCGTGGCGTTAAAGGTTTTCAGGGACAGATTTTTGAATGTGAACCAACCCTTGAGGCGCGTGAATCAACGTTGGCTGGTGTAATAAAGAGAACCAACGCAACTGAAATCCATCCTTTCAATAATTACGATGTAATTGCCGGTCAGGCAACCGCAGCAAAGGAATTAATTGAAGACACGGAGAAGCTTGATGTAATTCTGGCGCCTGTTGGTGGAGGAGGCCTGCTGAGCGGAACGCTATTGGCGACTAAATATTTTTCTCCGGGTACACATGTCATAGCTGGAGAACCGGCTGGTGCGGATGATGCTTACCGGTCGTTGAAAAGCGGAAGGATAGAACCTTCACAAGCAAAAGGTGTTGCCGATGGTTTACTCACTTCTTTGGGTGATAAAACCTTTCCGATTATTCGAGACCATGTAAAAGAAATTATTACGGTTACCGATGCAGAAATCATTTCAGCCATGCGGTTGATTTGGGAGCGAATGAAAATCATCGTTGAGCCCTCTTGCTCCGTTCCGTTAGCGGCTTTGCTGAAGGAGAAGAAAAAATTTGCCGGAAAAAAAGTGGGTATTATTCTTTCCGGTGGCAATGTTGATGTGGAGCGGGCGTGTAAATTATTTGCGGAGTATAAATAA
- a CDS encoding AAA family ATPase has product MSEPINPFPIHGYFGPELFCNRDDEKDMLIEAVRNGRNITLFAPRRIGKSALIHHVFHFLHPKWSCIYLDVQESSSFKDFTNLFLTSVLNGVKRQKTLFNKVQEWLLSFRPVLSTNPHTGSFEVEIDFKSDAQQQTSIKSAFQLLDSQGPTVIALDEFQHIHSWDEGFAVESWLRSEIQHLKNVRFIFSGSQFHLLTEMFQSAKRPFFASTQPMNIGKIEMERYRIFIGRMFQAHGKAIRTEEIDCILEWADGNTYNVQLLCNRIFSKASKKVEQAMIDESIIEIYAENKLSYFALRNSMSKYQWQVLTAIAIEGMVFAPTARDFLKKYDLGAGPSVLRAMEYLLSRELVYQYYQDNGEKYYQVYDIILMRWLQKK; this is encoded by the coding sequence ATGTCAGAGCCTATAAACCCCTTTCCGATTCACGGTTATTTTGGTCCTGAGTTGTTTTGCAATCGGGACGATGAAAAAGATATGCTGATAGAGGCTGTGAGAAATGGTCGAAATATCACGCTCTTTGCTCCGCGCAGAATTGGGAAATCAGCGCTGATCCATCATGTCTTTCATTTCCTGCATCCAAAATGGAGTTGTATTTACCTCGATGTGCAGGAATCATCATCATTTAAGGATTTTACCAACTTGTTTTTAACTAGTGTGTTGAATGGGGTAAAGCGTCAAAAAACGCTTTTCAATAAAGTTCAGGAATGGTTGTTATCTTTTCGACCGGTGCTTTCAACAAATCCACACACCGGTAGCTTTGAAGTTGAGATTGATTTTAAATCTGATGCACAACAACAAACCTCCATTAAAAGTGCTTTTCAGTTGTTGGATAGCCAAGGCCCTACCGTAATAGCTTTAGACGAGTTTCAGCATATTCATTCATGGGATGAAGGTTTTGCGGTTGAGTCTTGGCTAAGGTCGGAGATTCAACATCTGAAAAATGTTCGATTCATTTTTTCCGGCAGCCAGTTTCATTTATTAACTGAAATGTTTCAATCTGCCAAGAGGCCATTTTTTGCTAGTACACAGCCTATGAATATTGGTAAGATTGAGATGGAGCGGTATCGGATATTTATAGGGCGTATGTTTCAGGCGCATGGTAAAGCTATCCGGACAGAAGAGATTGATTGCATTCTTGAATGGGCTGATGGAAACACGTATAATGTGCAATTGCTTTGTAACCGGATTTTTTCAAAAGCAAGTAAAAAGGTTGAGCAAGCTATGATCGATGAATCGATTATTGAAATTTATGCGGAGAACAAGCTTTCGTACTTTGCTTTGCGAAATTCCATGTCAAAATATCAATGGCAGGTTTTAACGGCAATTGCAATTGAGGGAATGGTGTTTGCGCCTACGGCTCGTGATTTTCTAAAAAAATATGATTTAGGAGCAGGGCCTTCTGTTCTTCGTGCCATGGAGTATCTTCTTTCGAGGGAATTGGTATACCAGTACTATCAGGATAATGGGGAGAAATACTATCAGGTTTACGATATTATACTAATGCGCTGGCTTCAAAAAAAATAA